The following are encoded together in the Terriglobales bacterium genome:
- a CDS encoding ribose-phosphate pyrophosphokinase: protein MATSVATTTEKKSQQGTQPKVERKPAKPRRDDKFKIFGGTANQPLADEICAFLQMPRGQSKVTRFSDGEVYVQILENVRGADVFVVQPTCNPVDHHLIELLLMIDALKRASARRITPVIPYFGYARQDRKDKPRVPISSKLMADLLTTAGADRALVVDLHAPQIQGFFNIPVDHLFASPVLVSYFRELNLPNLTVVSPDAGGVERARFFAKKMDSALAIVDKRRVEMNVAEVMHVIGDVKGRTCLIIDDLIDTAGTLVKTADALLDAGATKVYACASHPVLSGPALERIAASRIEQV, encoded by the coding sequence ATGGCTACTAGTGTCGCAACCACGACCGAGAAGAAGAGCCAGCAAGGGACGCAGCCCAAGGTGGAGCGCAAGCCCGCCAAGCCGCGCCGCGACGACAAGTTCAAGATCTTCGGCGGCACCGCCAACCAGCCGCTGGCCGACGAGATCTGCGCCTTCCTGCAGATGCCGCGGGGCCAGTCCAAGGTCACGCGCTTCTCCGACGGCGAGGTCTACGTGCAGATCCTGGAGAACGTGCGCGGCGCCGACGTCTTCGTGGTGCAGCCCACCTGCAATCCCGTGGACCACCACCTCATCGAGCTGCTGCTGATGATCGACGCCCTCAAGCGGGCCTCGGCGCGCCGCATCACTCCGGTGATCCCCTACTTCGGCTATGCCCGCCAGGACCGCAAGGACAAGCCGCGCGTGCCCATCTCCTCCAAGCTGATGGCCGACCTGCTGACCACCGCCGGCGCCGACCGCGCCCTGGTGGTGGACCTGCACGCTCCCCAGATCCAGGGCTTCTTCAACATCCCGGTGGACCACCTGTTCGCCTCGCCCGTGCTGGTCTCGTACTTCCGCGAGCTGAACCTGCCCAACCTGACCGTGGTCTCCCCCGACGCCGGGGGCGTGGAGCGCGCCCGCTTCTTCGCCAAGAAGATGGATTCCGCCCTGGCCATCGTGGACAAGCGCCGCGTGGAGATGAACGTGGCCGAGGTCATGCACGTCATCGGCGACGTCAAGGGGCGCACCTGCTTGATCATCGACGACCTCATCGACACCGCCGGGACGCTGGTCAAGACCGCCGACGCCCTGCTGGACGCGGGCGCCACCAAGGTGTACGCCTGCGCCTCCCACCCCGTGCTCTCGGGACCGGCGCTGGAGCGCATCGCCGCCTCGCGCATCGAGCAGGTG